A stretch of the Panicum virgatum strain AP13 chromosome 9N, P.virgatum_v5, whole genome shotgun sequence genome encodes the following:
- the LOC120688647 gene encoding uncharacterized protein LOC120688647, translating to MAPTGNGSSASTPADGSNAMTYVNAIPELDGNNYGKWYQKLEIALAMANIDLAITTPAPQEPEKPVRAQKEEAAAWAIREKNYDSAMTRYDAEKTRWNDSNRKCLMVMKGSTSDAIKMAIPDCHTASEYLAKVKSQFTGSSKAYAAILAEQLITKKYTGGGIREHILEMSHMANKLKTMDMPLPEKFIVQLVFKSLPKAFEAFHVNYNAFPEDWGIDKLIGMCVQEEDRLKNSNGGELAFQVQHKKKNFQNKNFQHNKRPFPPAKNQHESGSSRPPPQKDWENFPVEQDQCLKCKKRGHYKRDCPEFLKELLRNGIKYEEDPAKRRKKN from the exons ATGGCGCCCACCGGCAACGGCTCCTCTGCATCCACTCCCGCGGATG gctCCAATGCTATGACTTATGTGAATGCCATTCCTGAACTGGATGGCAACAACTATGGGAAATGGTACCAGAAATTGGAGATAGCTCTGGCGATGGCCAATATAGATTTGGCCATCACAACGCCAGCTCCACAAGAACCAGAAAAACCCGTAAGGGCACAGAAGGAAGAAGCAGCTGCTTGGGCTATCCGAGAGAAGAATTATGACTCTGCTATGACCAGATATGATGCTGAAAAGACACGTTGGAATGATTCCAACCGCAAGTGTCTTATGGTCATGAAGGGTTCCACTTCAGATGCCATCAAGATGGCAATCCCAGATTGTCACACCGCTTCAGAATATTTAGCAAAGGTGAAGAgtcagtttactggttcttccaAGGCTTATGCTGCCATTCTTGCTGAGCAGCTTATCACCAAGAAATACACTGGCGGTGGCATCAGAGAACATATCTTAGAAATGAGCCACATGGCCAACAAGCTTAAGACAATGGACATGCCTTTGCCAGAAAAGTTCATTGTTCAGCTGGTCTTCAAGTCCCTACCAAAGGCGTTTGAGGCATTTCATGTCAACTATAACGCTTTTCCAGAAGATTGGGGAATTGACAAGCTGATTGGCATGTGTGTTCAAGAAGAAGATCGCCTTAAGAACTCCAATGGTGGTGAACTTGCTTTTCAAGTTCAGCACAAGAAAAAGAACTTTCAGAATAAGAACTTCCAGCATAACAAGAGACCTTTCCCACCAGCCAAGAATCAGCATGAGAGTGGCTCTTCCAGACCACCTCCACAGAAAGACTGGGAAAATTTTCCAGTTGaacaagaccagtgcctgaagtgcAAAAAGAGAGGGCACTACAAAAGGGACTGCCCAGAATTTCTGAAAGAGTTGTTAAGAAATG ggatcaAGTATGAGGaggaccctgccaagaggcgcaAGAAGAATTAA
- the LOC120689982 gene encoding transmembrane protein 147-like, which yields MTVFHFLNCAFLTFGPHVVYYSATPLSEYDTIGTSVKAAAVYLGTALVKLVCLATLLKVPENDSFDPYQELMKVFIGFIDVAGLYFALTQLTHINISQNHKFQAVGLGWAFADSVLHRLAPLWIGARGLEFTWEYIFQGIEANANLVMTLSLAALGSLMWLRKNKPRTLVPIIYACALLLATMPSITSYLRRSLEWQTPKVVGFELFSSLVMAFISWQLFAACQRPT from the exons atgACGGTGTTCCACTTCCTCAACTGCGCCTTCCTCACCTTCGGCCCCCATGTCGTCTACTACTCCGCCACCCCCCT GTCAGAGTATGATACAATCGGAACTTCTGTAAAAGCGGCTGCTGTTTATCTTGGAACTGCACTTGTAAAG CTTGTCTGCTTAGCAACATTGCTCAAAGTACCTGAGAATGATAGCTTTGATCCCTATCAG GAGCTAATGAAAGTTTTTATCGGGTTCATAGATGTAGCTGGACTATATTTTGCTTTAACACAGTTGACTCACATAAACATCTCTCAGAATCATAAGTTCCAGGCTGTTGGTCTTG GTTGGGCTTTTGCTGATTCAGTTCTGCACCGACTGGCACCTCTCTGGATTGGGGCAAGAGGGCTTGAATTTACATGGGAGTACATATTTCAAGGAATCGAAGCAAATGCTAATCTT GTGATGACCCTCTCCCTTGCTGCATTAGGATCATTGATGTGGCTTAGGAAGAACAAGCCTAGGACATTGGTTCCAATAATTTATGCTTGTGCTTTGCTCTTGGCAACAATGCCATCTATCACCAG TTACTTGAGAAGATCATTGGAGTGGCAGACACCGAAGGTGGTTGGTTTTGAGCTATTCTCCTCACTAGTGATGGCTTTCATCAGCTGGCAGCTTTTCGCAGCTTGTCAGAGACCGACATGA
- the LOC120689983 gene encoding uncharacterized protein LOC120689983 has product MASFAVATVPSLAAPAARKRSGGVTYVEGMNAYSGLKGLNKVTMLELRKTADYSFAKIVASLSPAGKTRRGSAFGAQMNAAAEIFRIAAIMNGLVLVGVAVGFVLLRVEAAVEESE; this is encoded by the coding sequence ATGGCGTCGTTCGCCGTGGCAACGGTCCCGTCGCTGGCGGCCCCGGCGGCCAGGAAGAGGTCCGGCGGCGTCACCTACGTCGAGGGCATGAACGCCTACAGCGGCCTCAAGGGGCTCAACAAGGTCACCATGCTCGAGCTGCGCAAGACCGCCGACTACTCCTTCGCCAAGATCGTGGCGTCGCTCAGCCCCGCCGGCAAGACGCGGCGCGGCAGCGCGTTCGGGGCTCAGATGAACGCCGCGGCGGAGATCTTCAGGATCGCCGCCATCATGAACGGCCTCGTGCtcgtcggcgtcgccgtcggGTTCGTGCTGCTCCGGGTGGAGGCCGCCGTCGAGGAGTCCGAGTAG